The proteins below are encoded in one region of Apium graveolens cultivar Ventura chromosome 4, ASM990537v1, whole genome shotgun sequence:
- the LOC141718802 gene encoding uncharacterized protein LOC141718802, translated as MKTLFLTQFQAAVKYTPPVTTLANVKQKEGESLTSYFKRFNAESTLVRGATDETLKILLIAGLRVGTDFWKHLQGKDPVSLADVLAQAESFKAIEQSLAETKKNDNTYNSKGRSKRRDRSVSPDYRRNARSPNRVNAVSSRREWSPPSNYERRVSNYTPLAASIDHIFEGKDERQPPRAEDVEKTSEVKFQRAGSIRAIFGGHPFVGDSNRALERNAREARHPPLTNVHSLEDRPPKVFKGESADITFKEKESRWVHHPHNDALVITMLIGAMNVHRVFLDNGSSTNILYYSTYKKLGFPDSDMYFKDAHVYGFTGEAVRVMGSVRLPVTLGEGALSVTQIIDFKVLDQDSAHNVLVCRPWLRAFRVITSIYHLMIKFPTPNGLGNLRGSQYESRDCYHKAVKEFRRRRYEGKGLPFEDIEDIHTKPSGEVHAHYFVENPGKEETNTSGNSFVMQGRVSKIRSIEEVVVSHTEGITQKEVNGEKLEGRSEILQGLGNNFKVDAPQKKEAPLNEGEVDAPPNEDAPSDEKRLVNMMFKDQIGRTMEVYVDDMLVKSEVTTDHIKHLMEMFNILRRFRMKLNPQKCVFGVESGKFLGFIVNHRGIEANPAKINALLDMKSPTNVKQVQSLTGRIAALNRFVSKSSDRCKEFFKAIKLAGKDFVWTSECEEAFERIKEQLGHPPMLSKPLDGENLILYLAVSEYSISAVLVREEDGQQSPVYYVSKRLHDAETRYTNMEKLVYALILASRKLRPYFQAHRVEVRTAYPLRQVLHKPESSGAVIVLVSPEGHHLMSTIHFKFYVTNNDAEYEALINGLKIALEMGVRNLIARSDSELVVNQVNGGFQARGPRTELYLRCTQRLIGMFKEVRLECVPREKNSNADALAKMGSQQEAVLLGSIPLEIQEISSIPEIETMQVDEAPKETWMTPILAYIRKGTLPEDKFMARRLRYQAARYVIYDEVLYKRGFNQPLLRFGIPYNLVSDNGKQFDSKELRQLCEELRIKKEDCYGKEDAEVNQRLHLDLLEETRENSQLRLAAYQQRVARYYNKKVKGQLLKVGDLVLRKVMPNTKNP; from the exons ATGAAAACTTTGTTTTTGACACAATTCCAAGCCGCGGTAAAGTACACACCACCTGTTACCACGCTGGCTAATGTGAAACAAAAGGAAGGAGAAAGTTTGACTTCATATTTCAAGAGGTTTAACGCAGAATCTACTTTGGTGAGGGGTGCAACTGATGAAACGTTGAAAATATTGCTTATAGCTGGGTTGCGCGTGGGGACGGATTTCTGGAAACACCTACAAGGGAAGGACCCAGTATCATTGGCTGATGTGCTCGCGCAGGCGGAGTCGTTCAAAGCAATCGAGCAGTCGCTTGCAGAAACAAAAAAGAACGATAATACCTATAACTCCAAGGGGCGATCCAAGAGAAGGGACAGATCCGTGAGCCCGGATTATCGGCGAAACGCCAGAAGCCCTAACAGGGTAAATGCTGTGAGCTCGCGAAGAGAATGGAGCCCACCATCGAACTACGAGAGAAGAGTCAGCAATTACACACCGCTGGCGGCttccattgatcatatcttcgag GGTAAAGATGAAAGACAGCCCCCGCGGGCGGAGGATGTTGAGAAAACATCAGAGGTCAAGTTTCAGAGGGCCGGCAGTATcagggcaatttttggaggacaccctttCGTTGGTGATAGTAATCGAGCACTAGAAAGAAATGCGAGAGAAGCGAGACATCCACCGCTCACCAACGTCCACAGCTTGGAAGACAGACCCCCGAAGGTCTTTAAGGGGGAGTCCGCTGATATTACATTCAAGGAAAAAGAATCTAGGTGGGTGCATCATCCTCACAACGATGCGCTGGTGATTACCATGCTTATTGGGGCAATGAACGTACATCGAGTTTTCTTGGATAATGGGAGTTCTACAAACATCTTGTACTACAGCACCTACAAAAAGCTGGGTTTCCCAGATAGCGACATGTATTTCAAAGATGCACACGTCTATGGCTTTACTGGGGAAGCCGTGAGAGTTATGGGTTCGGTCAGGCTTCCCGTCACGCTCGGGGAAGGAGCTTTGTCGGTTACTCAAATAATAGATTTCAAGGTGCTAGATCAGGATTCCGCGCACAATGTGCTGGTCTGCAGACCTTGGTTGCGAGCGTTCAGGGTGATAACATCGATATATCACTTGATGATAAAATTCCCAACGCCAAACGGACTTGGCAATCTGAGAGGGTCACAGTATGAGTCACGCGATTGTTATCACAAGGCTGTCAAGGAATTTCGCAGAAGAAGGTATGAAGGGAAAGGTCTCCCATTCGAAGATATAGAAGATATTCATACAAAACCAAGTGGAGAGGTCCATGCCCACTATTTTGTTGAAAACCCGGGGAAGGAAGAAACCAATACCTCTGGGAACTCTTTCGTGATGCAGGGACGTGTTTCAAAAATCCGTAGTATAGAAGAAGTGGTGGTGAGTCATACAGAGGGAATCACACAGAAAGAGGTTAACGGGGAAAagttggaaggaagaagtgagattttgcaaGGTCTCGGCAATAACTTCAaggttgatgctcctcaaaaGAAGGAGGCGCCCTTGAATGAAGgtgaggttgatgctcctccaaaCGAGGACGCGCCCTCAGATGAAAAA cggttggtaaacatgatgttcaaaGATCAAATCGGGAGAACCATGGAAGTGTATGTGGACGATATGCTGGTGAAATCTGAGGTGACGACTGACCATATCAAGCACCTGATGGAGATGTTTAATATTTTGAGGAGGTTTCGTATGAAATTAAACCCGCAAAAATGTGTGTTCGGCGTGGAGTCGGGCAAGTTTCTCGGGTTCATTGTCAACcacaggggaattgaggccaaccccgcgAAGATCAATGCATTATTGGATATGAAGTCACCTACCAATGTGAAACAGGTGCAGAGTTTGACTGGGAGAATCGCCGCGTTAAATCGATTTGTTTCCAAGTCGTCTGATAGATGCAAGGAGTTTTTCAAGGCGATTAAATTAGCTgggaaagactttgtatggacgtCAGAATGTGAAGAGGCTTTCGAAAGAATCAAGGAGCAACTGGGACATCCTCCCATGTTGTCAAAGCCGTTGGATGGGGAAAATCTAATACTGTACCTCGCAGTGTCTGAATATTCGATCAGTGCAGTTCTGGTAAGAGAGGAAGATGGGCAGCAATCACCAGTGTACTACGTGAGCAAGCGGTTACACGACGCTGAAACTCGCTACACAAATATGGAGAAACTGGTTTACGCCCTGATTCTTGCGTCAAGAAAATTGCGGCCGTATTTTCAAGCCCATAGAGTTGAAGTTCGTACAGCGTACCCGCTGCGACAGGTCCTGCACAAACCAGAGTCATCAG gtgCGGTTATAGTACTTGTGTCTCCAGAAGGCCACCATCTGATGAGCACCATTCATTTCAAGTTTTACGTAACCAATAATGATGCGGAATATGAGGCGCTGATCAATGGCCTGAAAATTGCTTTGGAAATGGGGGTGCGAAACCTAATTGCGAGAAGTGACTCAGAGTTAGTAGTGAATCAGGTAAACGGGGGATTTCAAGCGCGAGGTCCGCGAacagaattatacttgagatgtACACAGCGCCTGATTGGAATGTTCAAAGAAGTTAGATTGGAATGCGTTCCGCGGGAGAAAAACAGTAATGCGGATGCTCTGGCAAAAATGGGGTCGCAACAAGAAGCTGTGTTGTTAGGATCCATCCCTCTTGAAATCCAGGAGATTTCTAGTATCCCAGAGATAGAAACTATGCAAGTGGATGAGGCTCCtaaggaaacatggatgacgcccattctAGCTTACATTCGCAAGGGAACACTCCCCGAGGATAAGTTTATGGCTCGTCGACTCCGTTATCAAGCTGCAAGATATGTGATATACGATGAAGTCCTGTACAAGAGAGGGTTCAACCAACCTCTGCTCAG